DNA from Romeriopsis navalis LEGE 11480:
GATCAAAAGCGGGGTCTGCGATCGGCGGTAATTTATGCGATGTTTGTGCCGGACAGCTTTGTGCCGCAAACCCGCAGTGAAGTGAATCCGTCCACTGCCGCGATTCCGAGTTTACTCCGTGCGATCGAACCGCGCCCCAGCGATCGGCTAGAGCTGATTTTCATTACCGCTAATGGCAAGTTGAGCCGTCGATCGACGCCTTATCGCCGCCAGGAAATTGCGCAGCAGATCGGTTATTTCTGGTTAACTAACTCGGATATCCAGAATCCCCAAAGTTTTGACCAATTTAGTCGTGAGTTGCAGCAGTGGCTGTTTGCCCCGATTCAAGCCGAATTACAAGCTGCCAAAATTAATGGCTTGATGTACGTCTTGGATCAGGGGTTACGATCATTACCCCTGGCGTCTATGCATAACGGTCAAACATCCTTGTTGCAAGACTATACCGTGAGCGTGATTCCGAGTCTGGGCATGCTCGATCGACGCCAAACGCCGCTGCAAAATCAGACGACTTTAGCGATGGGGGCTTCCAAATTTCAGCAGTTGGTGCCGTTACCGGCCGTGCCGCAGGAGTTGAAAATGATTCAGCAGCAAGGCTTTTCGGGACAACATTTCCTGAATGAATCGTTTACGTTGGCGAATGTGGTGCAGCAGAAACGCCAGAAACGACCGGGAATTTTGCACTTGGCGACCCATGCAGATTTCAATATTGGCCAGCCGCAGAACTCATTTATTCAACTTTGGGATCAACGCCTGACCTTGGATCAAATTGATCGTCTCAAACTACGTGATACCGACTTGGAACTTCTGATCTTAAGTGCTTGTAATACAGCTACGGGTGATCCAGTGGCTGAATTGGGGTTTACGGGCATGGCTTCACTGTTTGGTGTACGTACTGCCCTAGGGAGCCTGTGGTCGATCTCGGACTTGGGGACGTTTGCCTTTATGAGCGAATTTTATGGTCACCTGGCTCAGTCACCGTCCCGCGTTGATGCATTGCGACAGGCACAATTGGCAATGCGTCAAGGAAAAGTGCGGACTGACAACGGTAAACTGGTGACAAGTCAAGGTAAGCGGCTGGATTTGCCAGAATTTCTCGATGCTAGCCTTCGCGATGGCGATTTTTCGCATCCCTATTACTGGTCGGGCTTTACGATGGTCGGTAATCCTTGGTAAGGCGAGTCAGCCGCGCATGTCGGGTAGCGGATGATTTACGAAAAAATTATCATCCTAATTTCGTGATCCGCCATTTTTTGGGCAGACTAAAACTGACTACGTATGTCAGGTGGATGCAAGACGGGGTGGGTGATCTACGTGATTGCTCGGAGTTCTTGCGCAGAGCATTTGCCAGTTTGCTAGAAGTTCATTGCTTCTAGTAAGGGTCTATACCTGGCAGTAGCTGTTTTATGAATCGTTCCCGTTTTTTGCTCGCGCTTATGGCATGGAGCGTCTATGCCGCATCGTTCAATCCATCGGTTTTCGCGCAGCCGATCGTCCCAACAACCACTGATACAGTCGTCTCGCCAGTTGATGCCACACAGCAACAATGGCTGATTCAAGGTGGCACCCAGGCGGGTGGTAATCTGTTTCATCAATTTCAAACGTTTGGCTTGGACAAGGGCCAAACGGCTACCTTTCGGTCGAATACCACGGTTAATAATATTTTTGGCCGGGTCAATGGTGGCCAGCCCTCGCTGATTAACGGGGCGCTACAAGTCAGCGGCGGTAACTCGAATTTATTTTTGATTAACCCCGCTGGGGTGATTTTTGGCCGGGATGCACGATTAGATTTGCCCGGTGCGTTTAGTGCAACGACAGCGGATGCCTTAGAGTTTGGCAATCAAGGTTGGTTCAATGGTCAGGCGGCAAATCAGTATGGCAATCTCACAGGTGATGTGACGGGCTATGCTTGGCTCAATCCCAATCCTGGCGCAGTGGTGAATGCTGGTCAGTTGGCGGTGGGGGCGGGCCAGTCCGTGATGCTCAGTGGTGGGCAGGTGATTAATACGGGCACGATCACTGCGCCTGGTGGTCAGGTAACAATTGCGGCGGTGCCTGGTGAGCGGGTTGTGCGGGTGACTCAGGATAATCAGGTTCTGAGTCTTGATTTGCCGCTGGTGAGTGATGCGGATTTGGCGGAATTACCCGTGCCAGCTGCAAATCAACGGTTGCCACAATTATTGGCGGGCCGTGAGGTGGCGGAAGCGACTGGTCTGACGATCGAAAATGGCCAGGTGCGTTTGAGTGCGGGGAAGGCCCCGATCACGGTGGCTGATGGGCAGGCGATCGTGGCCGGTGAACTGTCTGTTGCTGCGAGTTTGCCGATTGCGGCGGCACCACAAATTGATATTACGGGTGAGCGGATTGATTTGCAGGCCGCAAATTTGAACGCTTCGACGGTCCAAGGTGGGGGCCAGATTCGGGTGGGCGGTGAGTTCCAGGGACAAGGCGACTTGCCGACGGCTCAGCAAGTCAATGTGGATGCGAGTAGTCGGTTGCAGGCGGATGCGACCGTGCAAGGTAATGGCGGGCGGGTGATTGTCTGGTCCGATGGCACAACACAATTTGCGGGTGAGGCGACGGCCAAAGGGGGCGCTCAAGGTGGGAATGGTGGTTTGGTCGAAACATCGGGTCAGCAACAGCTGACGATCGACCCCACAGCCAAAGTGACAACGACGGCGGCTCAAGGTGAAACGGGCGAATGGTTACTCGATCCAGCGGATCTCACCGTCGTGGCGGCGGGTGGAACTGCTGCAGTGGTGGGTGGAACGAATTCTCCAACGGCGGCCAGCACGATCGATCGCGCAACCTTGGAGACTGCCCTCGACGGGACGAACGTGCAACTCCAAGCGACCAACTCGATTACGGTGGGCACAACCGTTGATACAACGGCTAATGCTGCGGGTGGCAACCTGGAACTCAATGCCCCAACACTAAATCTGAATCAGCGAATCACGCTGCGGACCGGTAGTAACCTCACGGGGACAGCCACGACGGTGAATGTGGGGGCCAATGGTGGAGTCCAGAATGGCGTCGATGCAGCGGCCGCTGGGGGAACCGTGAATCTGGCGGCAGCGACTTACCGTGAAGGTCAGGTGGTGACGATTGATAAATCCCTCACCTTGCAGGGGCAAGGGGCGGGCAATACGATTATCAGTGGGGATGTGGATAGTAATGGTGTGGGTGACTCACGCGGCGTCGAAACGCGGGGATCTGGGAACAATATCACCCTACAGCAACTGACGATCGCCGATGCGATGGCCCCTGATACTGGCGGCACTACCGATAATGGTGGAGGCTTGCAGAACCTCGGTGCGACCGTACAAATCGCCGATGCCGAGTTTCGGAATAATCGCACAATTGATCCGTCTGGTGATGGTGGTGCAATCCATAACCGATCGGGTTCGATCGCCATTGTCCGGACCCAATTTAATAACAATCAAGCGGCACAGGATGGGGGGGCGATCGATATCGAGCGTGGTTCCGTCACCGTTGCGGATAGCTTCTTTACGCAAAACCAAGCAGCTAACACGGGCGGCGGGATCGATATTGATCCAAATGGCACAGTTTCGATTGTCAATACCGATTTTGTGAATAATTCCGCGCTGAATGATGGTGGGGCGATCTTTAATGAAGGGACGGCCACGATCGATACAGCCTCATTTCGATCGAATACGGCGACTGATGATGGTGGGGCGATCACCAGTCGCTTCGCTAACAGCCAGCTCATCATTACCGGCAGTAGCTTCGATAGTAATAGCGCCCAAGATAATGGTGGCGGTCTTTACTTGGATGTGCCCGCTGGAGGTGTACTCTCGCTGAGCCAAAACTCATTTCTGAATAATAGTAGCGGTGCATCGGGCGGCGGTTTATTTAAGACGAATTCGGCTGACTTGACCATCGCGAATACGTTGTTCGAGCGTAACACTGCTACGGAGCATGGTGGCGGTTTGTTGGTTGGCGGTGGTGGCTTGAGCACGCTCACCGATAGCAATGTTCTGCAAAATACGGCCGGCATCGATGGGGGTGGTATTCGCTTAAACGGTAGCAATCTGGCAATCAACAATAGCCGGATTCTGACGAATCAAGCCCAATTTGGGGGGGGCTTAGAGCTGAGTCTTGGGAGTACGGCCCAGGTGAACGATAGTCTGTTTCAAGGCAATACTAGCTCGTCCAATGGTGGGGCGATTCAGATTGATGATACTTCGACTGCAACGGTGACCAATAATAGTCGTCTACTGAATAATCAAGCGAATGGTCAAGGTGGAGCCATCGCTGTCAACGGTAGTTTGAGTCTTGATACTGTTCTGCTTCAAGGCAATACTGCAGCAGGCGCTGGCGGTGGGCTTTTCTTGGGTGGCACGGGGGGGACTGTTTCAATTCGTTCCACAACAGTTAACGCTAATACCTCTCTGGGTGGCCCCGGCGGTGGCTTGAGTCATCAAGGGGGACAAACGACGACCATCGTCGATAGCCTGTTTAACTCGAATGTGGCGTCAGGCAATCGGAACGGTGGCGCCTTAGATTTATTCCCTACCGTAGGCGGAACGACAGTCCAGATTGAGAATACGACCCTCTCCAGTAATCGCGGTGGCAATTTCGGGGGGGCGCTTTCCCAGGCCGGAACGGTGCAGACAACGCTCAATAATGTCACAGTGGCGAATAATACTGCCAGCACTGGTGGTGGTCTAGCTAATGTCTTCGGCGCTAGTTTGACGGTGCAAAATACCATTGTGGCTGGAAACACTGCCGCGAATGATGCCGATATCGCTGGCTCAATCA
Protein-coding regions in this window:
- a CDS encoding CHAT domain-containing protein, whose translation is DQKRGLRSAVIYAMFVPDSFVPQTRSEVNPSTAAIPSLLRAIEPRPSDRLELIFITANGKLSRRSTPYRRQEIAQQIGYFWLTNSDIQNPQSFDQFSRELQQWLFAPIQAELQAAKINGLMYVLDQGLRSLPLASMHNGQTSLLQDYTVSVIPSLGMLDRRQTPLQNQTTLAMGASKFQQLVPLPAVPQELKMIQQQGFSGQHFLNESFTLANVVQQKRQKRPGILHLATHADFNIGQPQNSFIQLWDQRLTLDQIDRLKLRDTDLELLILSACNTATGDPVAELGFTGMASLFGVRTALGSLWSISDLGTFAFMSEFYGHLAQSPSRVDALRQAQLAMRQGKVRTDNGKLVTSQGKRLDLPEFLDASLRDGDFSHPYYWSGFTMVGNPW
- a CDS encoding CHAT domain-containing protein — its product is MNRSRFLLALMAWSVYAASFNPSVFAQPIVPTTTDTVVSPVDATQQQWLIQGGTQAGGNLFHQFQTFGLDKGQTATFRSNTTVNNIFGRVNGGQPSLINGALQVSGGNSNLFLINPAGVIFGRDARLDLPGAFSATTADALEFGNQGWFNGQAANQYGNLTGDVTGYAWLNPNPGAVVNAGQLAVGAGQSVMLSGGQVINTGTITAPGGQVTIAAVPGERVVRVTQDNQVLSLDLPLVSDADLAELPVPAANQRLPQLLAGREVAEATGLTIENGQVRLSAGKAPITVADGQAIVAGELSVAASLPIAAAPQIDITGERIDLQAANLNASTVQGGGQIRVGGEFQGQGDLPTAQQVNVDASSRLQADATVQGNGGRVIVWSDGTTQFAGEATAKGGAQGGNGGLVETSGQQQLTIDPTAKVTTTAAQGETGEWLLDPADLTVVAAGGTAAVVGGTNSPTAASTIDRATLETALDGTNVQLQATNSITVGTTVDTTANAAGGNLELNAPTLNLNQRITLRTGSNLTGTATTVNVGANGGVQNGVDAAAAGGTVNLAAATYREGQVVTIDKSLTLQGQGAGNTIISGDVDSNGVGDSRGVETRGSGNNITLQQLTIADAMAPDTGGTTDNGGGLQNLGATVQIADAEFRNNRTIDPSGDGGAIHNRSGSIAIVRTQFNNNQAAQDGGAIDIERGSVTVADSFFTQNQAANTGGGIDIDPNGTVSIVNTDFVNNSALNDGGAIFNEGTATIDTASFRSNTATDDGGAITSRFANSQLIITGSSFDSNSAQDNGGGLYLDVPAGGVLSLSQNSFLNNSSGASGGGLFKTNSADLTIANTLFERNTATEHGGGLLVGGGGLSTLTDSNVLQNTAGIDGGGIRLNGSNLAINNSRILTNQAQFGGGLELSLGSTAQVNDSLFQGNTSSSNGGAIQIDDTSTATVTNNSRLLNNQANGQGGAIAVNGSLSLDTVLLQGNTAAGAGGGLFLGGTGGTVSIRSTTVNANTSLGGPGGGLSHQGGQTTTIVDSLFNSNVASGNRNGGALDLFPTVGGTTVQIENTTLSSNRGGNFGGALSQAGTVQTTLNNVTVANNTASTGGGLANVFGASLTVQNTIVAGNTAANDADIAGSITSLGNNLVQNRATSTGYVSADLADGTDPLLLSLANNGGLTLTHAVRANSLAVNGGNASATAADQRGLAAIGQRDIGAYELDNNLTFVVTGSGQTQTVNQTFANPVGVTVTDSLGAVVAGLDIAVTASTTGASAGLGTLQTDSSGVASTTATANTVAGSYTVNLGIASNASIGSVSLTNTPDVPNQIAVLNGNNQSTVVNTAFANPLQFAVTDQFGNPIPFESVGISVPGSGASATAANGFDLNALLFVTDNSGQATVNLDANTIAGSYTVGLTSGSLSNNTTLTNLPDVPDQLVVNNGDNQSSVVNTAFANPLQVTVTDQFGNAVPGATVNVNLPGTGASANAGAIALTTDGLGQATTALTANTVAGNYPVGLTAGSANNSLNLTNLPDAPAQLNLLNGNGQSTLVNTAFAEDLLVQVTDQYGNLLPDVTVTFTAPATGSSTTVTSFSMQTNAAGQGQAAIVANGVAGTYQLLATSGPLTQVVSLENQSEPVEPSPGPGIPPLPTNPPLTNGNPGNTNNQPIISTFPSNAIDVVDADFSADYVRQFGNSVKTQKVTGANIQNLLADLDRQRGIRTAVIYAMFVPDVFTPQTEAVSVANATKIPTLLRAVEPRDDDRLELIFITANGKLQRRSTPYRRREVAEKLSYFWLSNSDVENAESFDQFGQLFQQWLFAPIQTELEAAKINGLMYVLDQGLRSIPLAAMRTPQSSVLEQYTVSAIPSLGMLDRRQTILQNQTILATGASEFDKLVALPAVPAELAMIQQQGFRGTTLLNEQFTLDNVVRQRRQQRPGILHLATHADFNSGAPSNSFIQFWDQKLTLDQIARLDLRDADLELLILSACNTAAGNDTAELGFTGMASLFGVRTALGSLWAVSDLGTFAFMSEFYGQLAATPSRAEALRKTQLAMQQGKVRIEQGALITTGQILDLPLALQAATQDGNFAHPYYWSGFTMVGNPW